A genomic stretch from Deinococcus aquiradiocola includes:
- the paaC gene encoding 1,2-phenylacetyl-CoA epoxidase subunit PaaC yields MTATQALTGAQTQALLLKLTVLADDEIILAHRCGEWTGHAPILEEDIALANIAQDELGHAGMYLTLAQSLGGSDPDHVAFWRGPDDYRNTRLVELPKGDWAFTMVRQFLYDTSEALWLEAATSSTYAPLAEIAAKAVREEKFHVQHTALWVERLALGTPESERRTQAALTELWPHAAQLFQPIQGEAELTAAGILPDLNAAHARWTDLVTRHLTQKCGLTLPDAPDTQPGRDTHTPHLAPLLEEMQSVAREHPDAEVW; encoded by the coding sequence ATGACCGCCACCCAGGCACTCACCGGCGCGCAGACGCAGGCCCTCCTCCTGAAACTCACGGTCCTCGCCGACGACGAGATCATCCTCGCGCACCGCTGCGGCGAATGGACCGGCCACGCCCCCATCCTCGAAGAGGACATTGCACTGGCGAACATCGCGCAGGACGAACTCGGGCACGCCGGAATGTACCTCACCCTCGCGCAGAGCCTCGGCGGCAGCGACCCCGACCACGTCGCGTTCTGGCGCGGCCCGGACGACTACCGGAACACCCGCCTCGTGGAACTCCCGAAAGGCGACTGGGCCTTCACGATGGTCCGGCAGTTCCTGTACGACACCTCCGAGGCGCTGTGGCTGGAGGCCGCCACCAGCAGCACCTACGCGCCCCTCGCGGAAATCGCCGCGAAAGCCGTACGCGAGGAGAAATTTCACGTGCAGCACACCGCGCTGTGGGTCGAACGCCTCGCCCTCGGTACACCCGAAAGCGAACGCCGCACCCAGGCGGCCCTGACGGAACTGTGGCCGCACGCCGCGCAACTCTTCCAGCCCATCCAGGGCGAGGCCGAATTGACCGCAGCGGGCATCCTCCCCGACCTGAACGCCGCGCACGCCCGCTGGACCGACCTCGTCACCCGGCACCTCACACAGAAATGCGGCCTGACCCTGCCCGACGCGCCCGACACCCAGCCGGGCCGCGACACGCACACCCCCCACCTCGCCCCCCTGCTGGAAGAGATGCAGAGCGTCGCGCGGGAACACCCCGACGCCGAGGTCTGGTGA
- the paaD gene encoding 1,2-phenylacetyl-CoA epoxidase subunit PaaD, which translates to MTAPHTRHAILQALARVPDPEIPVVSITDMGMVRGVTVSDAGRVTVTFTPTFSGCPALHVIRESIEQAVRDLGVTDVEVRSTLTPPWTTDWIGDDARERLRQYGIAPPAPTGEGQLIQLDAEPARCPRCGSLNVRMTASFGPTLCKRMYVCDACREPFEGFKSV; encoded by the coding sequence GTGACCGCCCCCCACACCCGGCACGCCATCCTGCAGGCCCTCGCCCGGGTGCCCGACCCGGAAATCCCCGTGGTCAGCATCACGGACATGGGCATGGTGCGGGGCGTGACCGTCAGCGACGCGGGTCGCGTGACCGTCACGTTCACGCCCACCTTCAGCGGCTGCCCCGCCCTGCACGTCATCCGGGAGAGCATCGAGCAGGCGGTACGCGACCTGGGCGTCACGGACGTCGAGGTCCGCAGCACCCTCACGCCCCCCTGGACGACCGACTGGATAGGTGACGACGCGCGGGAGCGGCTGCGGCAGTACGGCATCGCGCCCCCCGCCCCCACCGGGGAAGGCCAACTGATTCAGCTGGACGCGGAACCCGCCCGCTGCCCCCGCTGCGGCAGCCTGAACGTCAGAATGACCGCATCTTTCGGCCCCACTCTCTGCAAGCGCATGTACGTCTGCGACGCGTGCCGCGAACCCTTCGAGGGCTTCAAGAGCGTATGA
- the map gene encoding type I methionyl aminopeptidase yields the protein MTITTQHELDFMTLAGKVVARTLDALRAAVEPGITPAELDALAGQVFAQYGAISAPRDEYDAPVNVFISVNDDIVHGLPTNRPLQAGDVVCIDVTPNVAGFVADAAITVAVPPVSPTTANLIAAAEAALAQGLSAARAGRPLNGIGRAIQTEVKRRGFTLLPELQGHGVGRAIHEKPDVPNDYRPALRQPLHEGLVIAVEPMISTGRSPRVRTRRDGWTLATTDGGIAAHVEHTIMITKGKPLVLTA from the coding sequence ATGACGATCACCACGCAGCACGAACTGGACTTCATGACCCTCGCCGGGAAAGTCGTCGCCCGCACCCTGGACGCCCTGCGGGCCGCCGTCGAACCCGGCATCACGCCCGCCGAACTCGACGCGCTCGCCGGACAGGTGTTCGCGCAGTACGGCGCGATCTCCGCCCCGCGCGACGAGTACGACGCGCCCGTCAACGTGTTCATCAGCGTGAACGACGACATCGTCCACGGCCTCCCCACGAACCGCCCCCTTCAGGCCGGGGACGTGGTGTGCATCGACGTCACCCCGAACGTCGCCGGGTTCGTCGCGGACGCCGCCATCACCGTCGCCGTCCCCCCCGTTTCGCCCACCACCGCGAACCTCATCGCCGCCGCCGAAGCTGCCCTCGCGCAGGGCCTGAGCGCCGCCCGCGCCGGACGACCCCTGAACGGCATCGGCCGCGCCATCCAGACCGAAGTGAAACGCCGCGGCTTCACGCTCCTCCCCGAACTGCAGGGCCACGGCGTGGGCCGCGCCATCCACGAGAAACCCGACGTGCCCAACGATTACCGCCCCGCCCTCAGGCAACCCCTGCACGAGGGCCTCGTGATCGCCGTGGAACCCATGATCAGCACCGGCAGAAGCCCCCGCGTCCGCACCCGCCGCGACGGCTGGACGCTCGCCACCACCGACGGAGGCATCGCCGCCCACGTCGAACACACCATCATGATCACCAAAGGGAAACCACTGGTGCTGACGGCATGA
- the paaZ gene encoding phenylacetic acid degradation bifunctional protein PaaZ, which yields MVTQSQVDLLRPASYVYGSWHSTLEGQTLLDAVYGRPVAVISSEGVNFGEALAYGRRAGGALRRMTFHERARALRALGTYLMERKEAYYALSTLTGATRRDSWVDIEGGIGTLFSYASAARRELPDERFWPDGRVERLGREGTFVGRHLLVPREGVAVQINAFNFPVWGMLEKFAPAFIGGMPSLVKPAPQTAYVTERVVRDIVASGLIPEGALQLVTGEPGDLLDHLEEQDVVGFTGSAATAAKLRVHPNVVARSVPFGVEADSLNASVLGLSVKPEDPEFALFVREVAREMTGKAGQKCTAIRRAVVPAHLVEAVTDGLRRELSRVTLGDPARDDVRMGALVSVEQRERVRETLAKLQSETRVLISGEATLLGGDRERGAFLDPTVLLCESPLTARGPHELEAFGPVVTLLPYDSHDDAVTLTKLGRGSLAGSIVTHDRAEATELVLGMASTHGRLLVLNRDNARENTGHGSPLPQLNHGGPGRAGGGSELGGLSAVRHHMNRVAVQADPTTLTRITREFVQGAQVQEDVVHPFRKSFDEIAVGDSLLTHRRTVTEADIVNFAALTGDHFYAHVDEIGAREGIFGKRVAHGYFLISAAAGMFVSPAPGPVLANYGLENLRFILPVGIGDTIRTRLTCKRRIRKDLRPGETRPTGVVEWLSEITNQDGALVATYDILTLVERARDAFDPPLADSSLDGPPLDGEAAGPAGEADRV from the coding sequence GTGGTGACTCAGTCTCAGGTGGATCTTCTTCGTCCGGCGTCTTACGTGTACGGAAGCTGGCATTCGACCCTGGAGGGGCAGACGCTGCTGGACGCGGTGTACGGGCGTCCGGTGGCGGTGATCTCGTCGGAGGGCGTGAATTTCGGGGAGGCGCTGGCGTATGGGCGGCGGGCGGGTGGGGCGCTTCGGCGCATGACCTTCCACGAGCGGGCGCGAGCACTCCGGGCGCTGGGCACGTACCTGATGGAGCGCAAGGAGGCGTACTACGCGCTGAGCACCCTGACGGGCGCGACGCGGCGGGATTCGTGGGTGGACATCGAGGGCGGGATCGGGACGCTCTTCAGCTACGCGAGTGCGGCGCGCCGGGAACTGCCGGACGAGCGGTTCTGGCCGGACGGGCGGGTGGAGCGGCTGGGGCGCGAGGGGACGTTCGTGGGCCGTCACCTGCTGGTGCCGCGTGAGGGCGTGGCGGTGCAGATCAACGCGTTCAACTTCCCGGTGTGGGGGATGCTGGAGAAGTTCGCGCCCGCGTTCATCGGGGGAATGCCGAGTCTGGTGAAGCCCGCCCCACAGACGGCGTATGTCACGGAGCGGGTCGTGCGGGACATCGTGGCGTCGGGCCTGATTCCGGAGGGTGCGCTGCAACTCGTGACGGGCGAACCGGGTGACCTGCTGGATCACCTGGAGGAGCAGGACGTGGTGGGGTTCACGGGATCGGCGGCGACGGCAGCGAAACTGCGGGTGCATCCGAACGTCGTGGCGCGCAGCGTGCCGTTCGGTGTGGAGGCGGACAGCCTGAACGCGTCGGTGCTGGGCCTGAGCGTGAAGCCGGAGGACCCGGAGTTCGCGCTGTTCGTGCGGGAGGTGGCGCGCGAGATGACCGGGAAGGCCGGGCAGAAGTGCACCGCGATCCGCCGTGCGGTGGTGCCTGCCCACCTGGTGGAGGCGGTGACGGACGGCCTGCGCCGCGAGTTGAGCCGGGTGACGCTGGGCGACCCGGCGCGGGACGACGTGCGGATGGGCGCGCTCGTCAGCGTGGAGCAGCGCGAGCGGGTGCGCGAGACGCTGGCGAAGTTGCAGTCTGAGACGCGGGTGCTGATCAGCGGCGAGGCGACCCTGCTGGGCGGCGACCGTGAGCGGGGCGCGTTCCTCGACCCGACGGTGCTGCTGTGCGAGTCGCCCCTGACCGCGCGCGGGCCGCACGAGCTGGAGGCGTTCGGGCCGGTGGTGACGCTGCTGCCGTACGACTCGCACGACGACGCCGTGACCCTCACCAAGCTGGGGCGCGGCTCGCTGGCCGGCAGCATCGTGACGCACGACCGCGCGGAGGCGACGGAACTCGTGCTGGGCATGGCGAGCACGCACGGGCGGCTGCTGGTCCTGAACCGCGACAACGCCAGGGAGAACACCGGGCACGGGTCGCCGCTCCCGCAGCTGAACCACGGCGGGCCGGGCCGCGCCGGGGGCGGCTCGGAACTGGGGGGCCTCTCGGCCGTGCGGCATCACATGAACCGCGTGGCGGTGCAGGCCGATCCGACCACCCTGACCCGCATCACGCGGGAGTTCGTGCAGGGCGCGCAGGTGCAGGAGGACGTCGTCCATCCGTTCCGCAAGTCCTTCGACGAGATCGCGGTGGGAGACAGCCTCCTCACGCACCGCCGGACCGTCACCGAGGCGGACATCGTGAACTTCGCTGCGCTCACCGGCGACCACTTCTACGCGCACGTGGACGAGATCGGCGCGCGGGAAGGCATCTTCGGGAAGCGCGTGGCGCACGGGTACTTCCTGATCTCGGCGGCGGCAGGGATGTTCGTGTCGCCCGCACCGGGGCCGGTGCTCGCGAACTACGGCCTGGAAAACCTGCGCTTCATCCTGCCGGTCGGGATCGGGGACACCATCCGCACCCGCCTGACCTGCAAACGCAGGATCCGCAAGGACCTGCGCCCAGGTGAAACGCGCCCGACCGGCGTGGTCGAGTGGCTCAGCGAGATCACCAACCAGGACGGCGCGCTCGTCGCCACGTACGACATCCTCACGCTGGTCGAACGGGCGCGCGACGCCTTCGACCCCCCACTGGCCGACTCCTCATTGGACGGCCCCCCGCTGGACGGGGAGGCCGCCGGTCCCGCCGGGGAGGCGGACCGTGTTTGA
- a CDS encoding AMP-binding protein — MFDPAAESLPVPALRALQLARLQATVQRLSSRVPAYRAKFREAGVTPDDLRDLTDLARFPFTRKTDLRDAYPFGLLSVPRSEVRRVHASSGTTGKPTVVAYDENDLDVFAQVVARCLHAAGARPGMLFHNAYGYGLFTGGLGLHAGAERLGLGTVPVSGGNTARQVELLEDFRPEVIACTPSYALVLAEALRARGHAPGDLGLQYALLGAEPWSDTMRREVEAKLGVRATNIYGLSEIIGPGVSNEDAEVQHGSHLWEDHFYPEIVDPVTGEILPDGEMGVLVLTSMTRTAMPLLRYWTGDLTRLLPPVPPRTMRRMDRIQGRSDDMIVLRGVNVYPSQVEAALADLPDLRPHYLLVLTRQGPLDELHLRVEAARHDAALRDEVIRTVKDRVGVTVTCELCPDGTLPRSEGGKLRRVQDLRAQR; from the coding sequence GTGTTTGACCCGGCGGCGGAAAGCCTGCCTGTTCCCGCCCTGCGCGCCCTGCAGCTGGCGCGCCTGCAGGCGACCGTGCAGCGCCTCTCTTCTCGGGTGCCCGCCTACCGAGCGAAGTTCCGGGAGGCGGGCGTCACGCCGGACGACCTGCGGGACCTGACGGACCTCGCCCGCTTCCCGTTCACGCGCAAGACAGACCTGCGGGACGCGTACCCCTTCGGGCTGCTGAGCGTCCCGCGCAGCGAGGTGCGGCGCGTTCACGCCAGCAGCGGCACGACCGGCAAACCCACCGTCGTCGCGTACGACGAGAATGACCTCGACGTGTTCGCGCAGGTCGTGGCCCGCTGCCTGCACGCTGCCGGCGCGCGGCCCGGCATGCTCTTCCACAACGCGTACGGGTACGGGCTGTTCACGGGCGGTCTCGGCCTGCACGCGGGCGCCGAACGGCTCGGGCTGGGCACCGTGCCCGTCTCGGGCGGCAACACGGCCCGGCAGGTGGAACTGCTGGAGGACTTCCGGCCCGAAGTGATTGCGTGCACGCCCAGTTACGCCCTCGTGCTCGCCGAGGCCCTCCGCGCGCGCGGGCACGCGCCCGGCGACCTGGGGCTGCAGTACGCCCTGCTCGGTGCGGAACCCTGGTCGGACACCATGCGCCGCGAGGTGGAAGCGAAGCTCGGCGTGCGCGCCACCAACATCTACGGCCTGTCGGAAATCATCGGGCCGGGCGTCAGCAACGAGGACGCCGAGGTGCAGCACGGCAGTCACCTGTGGGAGGACCACTTCTACCCCGAGATCGTGGACCCCGTCACGGGCGAGATCCTGCCGGACGGCGAGATGGGCGTGCTGGTCCTCACCAGCATGACACGCACCGCCATGCCGCTCCTGCGGTACTGGACGGGCGACCTCACGCGCCTCCTCCCGCCCGTCCCTCCACGGACGATGCGGCGCATGGACCGCATCCAGGGCCGCAGCGACGACATGATCGTGCTGCGCGGCGTGAACGTGTACCCCAGTCAGGTGGAGGCGGCCCTCGCGGACCTGCCGGACCTCCGCCCGCACTACCTGCTCGTCCTGACGCGCCAAGGCCCGCTCGACGAACTGCACCTGCGCGTCGAGGCGGCCCGGCACGACGCGGCCCTCCGGGACGAGGTGATCCGGACCGTGAAGGACCGCGTGGGCGTCACCGTCACCTGTGAACTGTGCCCGGACGGTACCCTCCCGCGCAGCGAGGGCGGCAAGCTGCGCCGCGTGCAGGACCTCCGCGCCCAGCGCTGA
- a CDS encoding YceI family protein: MNAVTARTRPTRPRRAPWMIAGAALLALGTAVLGAGAVHVYTTRPPQVAAQEGAGVANFNFRVTGIPVPGVVPGVRVQARWRPAALSSTTATVTLNLKALDTGIALRDEHARTFLGVPAHPTATFRLGTLEGAARVAPGQVAHVTARGVLTLNGVSRDVRAPTTLTLNSAGTTLDVKAEFGVTFADHGISIPGADPTTDVQVRFRLPVTP; this comes from the coding sequence ATGAACGCCGTCACCGCCCGCACCCGCCCCACCAGACCGAGACGCGCCCCGTGGATGATCGCCGGAGCGGCACTCCTGGCGCTGGGGACGGCCGTGCTGGGGGCCGGTGCCGTCCACGTGTACACCACCAGGCCGCCGCAGGTCGCCGCGCAGGAAGGGGCGGGCGTCGCGAACTTCAACTTCCGGGTGACCGGTATTCCCGTGCCGGGCGTCGTTCCGGGCGTCCGGGTGCAGGCCCGCTGGCGTCCCGCCGCCCTGAGCTCCACCACCGCCACCGTCACCCTGAACCTCAAGGCCCTCGACACCGGCATCGCCCTGCGTGACGAACACGCCAGGACCTTCCTGGGCGTCCCGGCCCACCCCACGGCCACATTCAGGCTCGGCACCCTCGAAGGTGCGGCCCGCGTCGCACCGGGACAGGTCGCGCACGTGACGGCGCGCGGCGTCCTCACCCTGAACGGCGTCAGCCGGGACGTGCGCGCCCCGACCACGCTCACCCTGAACTCGGCCGGAACCACCCTCGACGTCAAGGCGGAGTTCGGCGTGACGTTCGCCGACCACGGGATCTCCATTCCCGGCGCGGACCCCACCACCGACGTGCAGGTCAGGTTCCGCCTGCCCGTCACCCCCTGA
- a CDS encoding DM13 domain-containing protein produces MNKSLILLSTAVLTLATAHAQTAMMMHGRPLHSLGAPTTGQVSAEEKAGQVVVTLTDLKTEPGPDLQVWLYTKQAPAKGATDAAIVAVRHVKVGALKTFNGTFTFKAPAGTKLADYRSVVLYCAAAKTAFAAGDLK; encoded by the coding sequence ATGAACAAGTCCCTGATCCTTCTGAGCACCGCCGTCCTGACGCTCGCCACCGCCCACGCCCAGACCGCCATGATGATGCACGGCCGTCCCCTGCACAGCCTCGGGGCGCCCACCACCGGGCAGGTCTCCGCAGAAGAGAAGGCCGGACAGGTCGTCGTGACGCTCACCGACCTCAAGACCGAACCCGGACCTGACCTGCAGGTCTGGCTGTACACCAAGCAGGCCCCGGCCAAAGGCGCTACGGACGCCGCCATCGTGGCGGTCCGGCACGTCAAGGTGGGAGCGCTGAAGACCTTCAACGGCACCTTCACGTTCAAGGCGCCCGCGGGCACCAAACTCGCCGACTACAGAAGCGTGGTCCTGTACTGCGCCGCCGCGAAGACGGCCTTCGCGGCCGGCGACCTGAAGTAG
- a CDS encoding dihydrolipoamide acetyltransferase family protein produces MTATPPTAETATPAGGTLVDLRLPSLAESVVEGEVLAWLVPEGGRVTEGQSVLEIMTDKVTVELPSPHSGVLVQHVAPVGAVVAVGAVLARIDTGDTQPGAAPMPPEPVQEASTPPTATRQEAPPERERSIIESRDAGQEDDALVRAVFDGYTHPTREGAGTPAASARVLAVPSARKLAREQGTDLKAVQGSGPNGVIRTHDLTAPASPGDRMPSDRVPSDRIPNDWPPPAPPAYRTPDGAAHLETRTPYRGTRRAIGQTLLASTLHTAQTHTIEELDCTALTALRADLQPDAVHAGVKLSYLPFFLKAVATALHEYPALNSALDTRSGEIVQRGFVHLGVAVNTDAGLIVPVVRDVPHRSLLDLARSTTDLAERARNGTLRPADTQDATFTVSNIGAVGALVGVPIVTPPSVGILSLHSIVKRPVAAERDGQDIVVVRPMMYLTLSFDHRLVDGADAARFNRRVVDLLQHPQRLLLHL; encoded by the coding sequence GTGACCGCCACGCCCCCCACGGCCGAGACGGCCACCCCGGCCGGCGGGACCCTCGTGGACCTGCGCCTCCCGTCCCTGGCCGAGTCGGTGGTGGAAGGCGAAGTGCTCGCGTGGCTCGTCCCGGAAGGCGGCCGCGTCACGGAAGGGCAGAGCGTGCTGGAGATCATGACCGACAAGGTCACGGTCGAACTGCCCTCCCCTCACTCGGGCGTGCTCGTGCAGCACGTCGCGCCGGTCGGCGCGGTCGTCGCGGTGGGCGCCGTCCTGGCCCGCATCGACACCGGCGACACCCAGCCCGGAGCGGCGCCGATGCCGCCCGAACCGGTGCAGGAGGCCTCCACCCCGCCCACGGCCACGCGCCAGGAGGCGCCACCCGAACGGGAGCGGTCCATCATCGAATCGCGCGACGCCGGGCAGGAGGACGATGCGCTCGTCCGCGCCGTCTTCGACGGGTACACGCACCCCACCCGCGAAGGTGCAGGCACGCCCGCCGCATCCGCCCGCGTGCTGGCCGTCCCGTCCGCGCGAAAACTCGCGCGGGAACAGGGCACCGACCTGAAGGCCGTGCAGGGCAGCGGTCCCAACGGCGTGATCCGCACACACGACCTCACCGCGCCCGCATCGCCCGGCGACCGGATGCCCAGTGACCGGGTACCCAGCGACCGGATACCCAACGACTGGCCGCCCCCGGCGCCACCCGCGTACCGCACGCCGGACGGCGCCGCCCACCTCGAAACGCGCACCCCGTACCGCGGCACGCGGCGCGCCATCGGCCAGACCCTCCTCGCCAGCACCCTCCACACCGCGCAGACGCACACCATCGAGGAACTCGACTGCACCGCCCTCACCGCCCTGCGCGCCGACCTGCAGCCGGACGCCGTTCACGCCGGCGTGAAGCTTTCGTACCTGCCGTTCTTCCTGAAGGCCGTCGCCACCGCCCTGCACGAGTACCCGGCCCTCAACAGCGCCCTCGACACCCGAAGCGGCGAGATCGTGCAGCGCGGCTTCGTTCACCTCGGCGTGGCCGTCAACACCGACGCGGGCCTCATCGTGCCCGTCGTCCGCGACGTGCCGCACCGCAGCCTCCTCGACCTCGCCCGCAGCACCACCGACCTCGCCGAACGCGCCAGGAACGGCACCCTGCGCCCCGCCGACACGCAGGACGCCACGTTCACCGTCTCGAACATCGGCGCGGTCGGCGCACTCGTGGGCGTCCCCATCGTCACGCCGCCCAGCGTCGGCATCCTGTCGCTGCACAGCATCGTGAAGCGCCCCGTGGCCGCCGAACGCGACGGTCAGGACATCGTCGTGGTGCGCCCCATGATGTACCTCACCCTCAGCTTCGACCACCGCCTCGTGGACGGCGCGGACGCCGCCCGCTTCAACCGCCGCGTCGTCGACCTGCTCCAGCACCCGCAGCGGCTCCTGCTGCACCTCTAG
- a CDS encoding thioesterase family protein, with translation MLTIPDGRTAHLSVTVTEDMTVHFHGLGPLHPVYATYELARHFEEVGRALLLPYLEAGEDGVGTEVNVQHHAPALPGMRVDLTATLDGVQGRRLRVTVRAVSELGDLIASGHTEQHVTARARLEAGITDLRARWTAHRAAGRST, from the coding sequence ATGCTCACCATCCCAGACGGCCGCACGGCGCACCTGAGCGTCACCGTGACCGAAGACATGACCGTGCACTTCCACGGGCTCGGCCCGCTGCACCCGGTGTACGCCACGTACGAACTCGCCCGGCACTTCGAGGAGGTGGGCCGCGCCCTGCTCCTCCCGTACCTCGAGGCCGGCGAGGACGGCGTGGGAACGGAAGTGAACGTGCAGCACCACGCGCCCGCCCTGCCCGGCATGCGCGTGGACCTCACCGCGACCCTGGACGGCGTGCAGGGCCGCCGCCTGCGCGTCACGGTGCGCGCCGTGTCGGAGCTCGGCGACTTGATCGCCAGCGGGCACACCGAGCAGCACGTCACGGCCCGCGCCCGCCTGGAGGCAGGCATCACCGACCTGCGGGCACGCTGGACCGCTCACCGCGCGGCAGGGAGGTCCACGTGA
- a CDS encoding alpha-ketoacid dehydrogenase subunit beta — translation MVQAVQAALRDAMRADERVLLFGEDVGMGGVFRASDGLQAEFGEERVFDTPLSEAGIVGMGIGLALAGMRPVAEIQFAGFLYPALEQMGVQLGRYRQRSQGRYTVPMVIRAPYGGGIHSPELHSESPEGLVAALPGIKVVVPSTPADAYGLLRAAVQDPDPVVMFESIKLYRSVRGDLPGDGETVPIGQARLARRGDDCTVLCYGGMVEVCERAADAAHTAGIRVEVLDLRSLVPLDLDAIALSVTRTGRVVIVHEAARRMGFGAELAAQIAERHHAHLLAPIVRVAGWDAPYPPFTSAEAAYRPDARRVALAIRRVMES, via the coding sequence ATGGTGCAGGCCGTGCAGGCCGCCCTGCGGGACGCGATGCGGGCAGACGAACGCGTCCTGCTGTTCGGGGAGGACGTCGGCATGGGCGGCGTGTTCCGCGCCAGCGACGGCCTGCAGGCCGAGTTCGGCGAGGAGCGCGTGTTCGACACGCCGCTCTCCGAGGCGGGCATCGTCGGCATGGGCATCGGACTGGCGCTCGCCGGAATGCGGCCCGTCGCGGAAATCCAGTTCGCGGGCTTCCTGTACCCGGCGCTCGAACAGATGGGCGTGCAGCTCGGCCGGTACCGGCAGCGCAGCCAGGGCCGCTACACCGTCCCCATGGTGATCCGCGCCCCGTACGGCGGCGGCATCCACTCGCCCGAACTGCACTCCGAGAGCCCCGAGGGCCTCGTGGCGGCCCTGCCGGGCATCAAGGTCGTCGTGCCGAGCACGCCCGCCGACGCGTACGGCCTGCTGCGCGCCGCCGTGCAGGACCCCGACCCGGTCGTGATGTTCGAGAGCATCAAGCTGTACCGCTCGGTGCGCGGCGACCTGCCCGGCGACGGCGAGACCGTCCCGATCGGGCAGGCGCGCCTGGCACGGCGCGGGGACGACTGCACCGTCCTGTGCTACGGCGGCATGGTGGAGGTCTGTGAACGCGCCGCCGACGCCGCGCACACTGCCGGCATCCGCGTGGAGGTCCTCGACCTGCGGTCCCTGGTGCCGCTCGACCTGGACGCCATCGCGCTCAGCGTGACCCGCACCGGGCGCGTCGTGATCGTGCACGAGGCCGCGCGCCGCATGGGGTTCGGCGCGGAACTCGCCGCGCAGATCGCGGAGCGTCACCATGCCCACCTGCTCGCCCCCATCGTGCGTGTCGCCGGGTGGGACGCCCCCTACCCGCCCTTCACTTCGGCCGAGGCCGCGTACCGGCCCGACGCGCGCCGCGTGGCACTCGCCATCCGCCGCGTCATGGAGTCCTGA
- a CDS encoding thiamine pyrophosphate-dependent dehydrogenase E1 component subunit alpha — protein sequence MSSTPPASTAAASTVPASPGTDTPDPRLDDALTVLHPDGQVARPDLVPTDTAHVTRLYRAMRRARLFDERALLLQRQGRLGVYPLFGGMEATQVGAALALTPGRDWLAPTYRGSGCALAYGLPMSKVILNWRAHPDGFRMDPDLRVLPFYTPIANQLPHATGIALAEARHARREHRPSNVALAFVGDGGTSEGDFHVGLNFAGAYRAPAVFVIENNGWAISTPTSRQTAARTLASRGEGYGMPAVRVDGNDLLAVHHVTAEAVARARRGDGPTLIEAITYRILPHTSSDDPARYRDEVQAEAWKRRDPGLRLRAYLTREGAWDERQEDDLVREVDAELRAAVHDADAAPDLEPWELLEHVFETPTPEMREQQAELRALHPARSGGPA from the coding sequence GTGAGCAGCACCCCCCCGGCCTCCACCGCTGCGGCCTCCACTGTTCCGGCCTCCCCGGGCACGGACACGCCGGACCCGAGGCTGGACGACGCGCTCACGGTGCTGCACCCGGACGGCCAGGTGGCCCGGCCGGACCTCGTGCCGACCGACACGGCCCACGTCACGCGCCTGTACCGCGCCATGCGCCGCGCCCGCCTCTTCGACGAGCGCGCCCTGCTGCTGCAGCGCCAGGGCAGGCTCGGCGTGTACCCGCTGTTCGGCGGGATGGAGGCCACGCAGGTCGGCGCGGCGCTCGCCCTGACGCCCGGCCGCGACTGGCTGGCCCCCACCTACCGCGGGAGCGGCTGCGCCCTCGCGTACGGCCTGCCGATGTCCAAGGTGATCCTCAACTGGCGCGCGCACCCGGACGGCTTCCGGATGGACCCGGACCTGCGCGTCCTGCCGTTCTACACACCCATCGCCAACCAGCTGCCGCACGCGACCGGCATCGCGCTCGCCGAGGCGCGGCACGCGCGGCGCGAGCACAGGCCGTCCAACGTGGCGCTCGCCTTCGTGGGCGACGGCGGCACGTCCGAGGGAGACTTTCACGTCGGCCTGAACTTCGCCGGAGCGTACCGCGCGCCCGCCGTGTTCGTGATCGAGAACAACGGCTGGGCCATCAGCACCCCCACCAGCCGCCAGACAGCCGCCCGGACGCTCGCGTCGCGCGGCGAGGGCTACGGCATGCCCGCCGTCCGCGTGGACGGCAACGACCTGCTCGCCGTGCACCACGTCACCGCAGAGGCCGTCGCACGCGCGCGGCGCGGGGACGGCCCCACCCTCATCGAGGCGATCACGTACCGGATCCTGCCGCACACCTCCAGTGACGACCCCGCCCGCTACCGCGACGAGGTGCAGGCAGAAGCGTGGAAGCGGCGCGACCCCGGCCTGCGCCTGCGCGCGTACCTGACGCGCGAGGGCGCCTGGGACGAGCGGCAGGAGGACGACCTCGTGCGCGAGGTGGACGCCGAACTGCGCGCCGCCGTGCACGACGCGGACGCCGCGCCGGACCTGGAGCCGTGGGAACTGCTGGAGCACGTGTTCGAGACGCCCACCCCGGAAATGCGGGAGCAGCAGGCGGAACTGCGCGCCCTGCACCCCGCCCGCAGCGGAGGACCGGCGTGA